gtgctctgctggtaactgaaagattgctggtttgaacccaccagccattctgccagtgaaacatgtggcagtctgctcccataaagattacagtaatcccactcctaggtataaaacctaaagaaataagagccgtcacacagagagacatatgcacacccatgttcactgcagcatcattcacaatagcaaaaagatggaaacaacctgagttcccgtcaacagatgactggataaaccaactggtacatacacataacGCAATACTTCGCAACGATAAAGAAGAATGTgcccacaaaacatctcacaacatggatggattTGGAGGACATCATGTTGAGTGAAATGAATCACTGggaaaaggccaaatattgtatgagacgactactatcaagtaacaacaaaaggttgacacacaggaaaaacattctttgatgcttaccagggatgggagggggaggaagggaaaattACCAATTAGATAGAAGACACAAGTTAATACTGGTGAAGGGAAAAGCAATACATAATATGGgggagtcagcacaacatgaccaaggcaagagagcgCGCTGAGAGGTAAAGGGCCACTGCAGTAACTACCGCAGCTTAGATAATCCTGTAACAACAGGatcaacaaaaaataatttatgaACGGATCAACAGGTAGCTAGATATGGTAAGACGTATGGAAGGATGTAAGGGAACACACCCACTGGCAAATATAGGTTTAGTGGTGGACATTTCTACATACCTGACTGTAGGTGTGGCTCATAGAGAGTGCACCAGGGGTATAGTTAGGGAAACCTCTTAGATATAACCACACACCAcgtgggatgaagttcctaggctagaAGACAAAGAACCATAGACTCGGATGACATCTGCATCAACTGGCACcaaatagttcataaagacaatgttctgcatcctacttggtaagtagcatctggggtcttaaaagcttgcgagcagccatctaagatacaacgattggtctggagcaaaggagtgtGAAGACATCAAAAGCTCAAGGGaataattagtccaaaggactaatggaccataggAACCGCAGCCTACACGACCCggagaccggaagaactggacggtgcctggccaccactaccaaccactctgactgggattacaacaaaCGGCCCCAGGCAGAgcgggagaaaactgtagaacaaaaaatcaacttCACAAAAAGGACCAGGCTTGCTAATCTGATGGAGACTGAACGAAGCCCCAAGACTCTAGCCCTAAAACACCCTCCAAGCTGGAGCTGAAGCtcttcccagagaccaccttccagccaaactatagacaaaaacaaacaaaccaaccaacccactgccaacaagtcgattccgactcatagcagccctacaggacagagtagaactgccccgtagggtttccaaggagcgcctgggggatttgaactaatgaccttttggttagcagccagagttcttaactactgtgccaccagggtttccaaaccttaGACGGGCCCGTAAAATAAACGGTAACACCTGacaggaatgtgctccttagaacaatcaattgtatgagatcaaaagggcaatacttcccaaaagcaaagatgagaaggcaggaagggataggaaatcAGGACAAAAGGCAACTGGGAGCACAAGGCGGAAACGGGGAGAGCGCTGACACCTTGTGGagaatgaaaccaaggccatgaaacaatttatgtacaaactatcaaatgagaaactaattcgctctggaaacttgcacctaaaacacaatttaaagacaaaaaaaaaaaggactacagccttggaagccttatggggcagttccattctgtcctacaggttcgctctgagtcggaatggactgcacagcgacgggtttggttttgttggtttacTGGGTGTCTGGCTCTCCACCAGGCACTTTCCAAGCATTGTTCTCACAGGATCACATGAGGCAGGTGGGATTACCCCCCTTACAGGTGCGACATGGACTGGGAGGGTGGGTGGCCCACCAGCCAGCTACTCCACAGCAAAGCTGGATTGGACGCCAAACTCCTCTGACTCCATTTTCTTTCCAGGATGCTTTGTCCAGCTAACCCTTATTTGGTACCTACTGCGTATCAGTGCTTTGCTAGACagtgagaggaggaggaggagggacacAGCCCACAGCCTGGAGGAGCTGGGCAGGTCCACAGGCGACACACCCGCTACACCCGGCCTGGTGCACACCATGGGGACTGCGTGTTGCAAAGGCTGGCAGTGCCTCAGGAACCTCAAACCAATGAATAAGTAACAGAAGGAAAGAGTGTTTCCGTGTAGAACAAAACCCCCAGCAGGCACACGCCTCCTTCTCCACCTGGGCCCACCTCCTTCCTGGCCCCTCAGTCTCGATTACATTAGAGCAACACACACAGGGCTCCTCTTGCCACGTCCCTTCCGCTGCCCGTGACCTGCCCGTGACCCTTCACTGTGAACCACCAACACTCAGCTCCGCAATCATCTCCAAGTCTTCACTGAGCCCCCCACGGGGACTGGTGCCCCTCCCACTGGCCTTCAGAGCACCTGTGTCCCCCGCTGGGTCCCAGAGCATCTGTGGGGCCCTTGCAGGATCCCAGGGCACCTGTGGGTCCTCTGCTGGGTCCTGtcctcacagcactgagcccAGGGTCGTAAGCATCTGCCCATTCACCTGTGTGCACCCACCCCTCACTGCACATTCCCTAAAGCCAGAGGCAGGTCTTACCAGCCTTTGCACCCCACCCCCCCTGAATGTCCAGCACAGCACCTGGCAGAGCTGGCATCACGTGATGGGGGCCACAGAAACTGTCCCCAAGTCCTGGGGCTGCTTTTCTCCTCCCTTCAGTTGCCCTCCCTAGGTGACCCACCAGCCCTCAACGCCCCCACCCACGGTTAAGGACCAGTGTCCTCTGGTGACCTGGGTAGGGCAGCTCCAGGGACAGGATGGAGAACATAACAACCACCCAGGGCTAACCAGAGACAGCCCACTCTAGAATGCAACAAAGAGAATAAGAGAAATCTCCAAAAAGAAATGCCTAGTTTATAACCCTTGACTCTCTGTGTTAACAATAAAACGCCCCAGCAGTCCACTCCTGAGAGCATCCGCAAGCGACAGTGTTCGTTCCAGAGTCCTACCTTGAAGGTTTTGTCCATAGACGCCGAGAGAAGCATGTGGCTGTAAGAAAGGACGGGGCACCACTGGATGCTGTTGACGGGGCCCCCGTGGCCTCTCAGGTGGAAGAGCACATTCCTGGGGATCTTGGTCTCCTTGTACTGACTGTCCAAGTATGGCCGAATAAACTCGGACACTCTGGGGGCCACACGGAGCAGGGCGGGGCCTGGGGCGCACCCCACAGAGGGGCCCTGGGGCTCCTCGCCTGCACTGGGGGCCGTGTCTGTCTTTACTGCTTGCAATTGTCTTAGTCTTTTTGGGGTGTATGGTATGACAGAATCCTCACACCTCTTCTTCTGACAGGAGTTGCCATTTTCACCTGTGACTCCGGATTTGTCTTGAAGACAGAAAGTCAGCTCAGGGAAGTTGCAGGTGTCCCAGGGGAGTTTTGCTCCTCTAAAGCGAGCAGCTGCCAGGGGCACATGGCCAGCTGGAGTGTGGCTGGTCCACAGGGAAGAGTGAGGAGGCTCGCTGGTGGGGAAAGTGACCGCAGGCTCCTGTCTGGGCCACTGCAGCCTCTGGCTGGGGCAAGACCTGTGATCACCTCTCCCAAGCTGAACCAGCGGGAGACGGCCCCCACTCGGGCCTTCACAAAGGCTGCTCAGAGCTTCAGGCCCAGGCTTTGTGGGCTGTGGGCCCCTTTCTGTCACATCCAGAATGCCAGGTGCAAAATCCTGCCCACAAAGTTTGGCCACACCAGGTGTGTCCTTCATCTGGCCAGCAGCATTAAGGCTTTCTACTGGCTCAGGCTCAGCCTCCGAATCCGAGTCATCATAAGCCACCAAAGAAGCCATTGAagatttggtttcttgctgtccTTCGAAGGCAAACTACCTAAGACCAAACGAAGCCAAGTGTCAGCAAATGTGCATGGGAGAATGGTTACACGCAACTGAAAGAAAACCTGTCATCGAGGAAGTCCAAGACTTAAAAACCCacaagagaaacaaaaaagaagggctTTTCTATACACTAGGCATAATTAGTTAAAAGATGGAATTTAAAAATGAGGACTTGAGAATACATTCAACAAGAAATAAGCAAGACCTCCCTGAAGTCtactcaaaaccaaacaatagcttaactagtaaagaatgtctgccttgaacactgtgctattttaaaaactacctacatgggatcaaactgacaacagcaactcaaaagattagatagagaccttatggggcagtaagtttatgttaatgggggaggaacaactcagaaacggagggtgagaacggttgcacaactccaagGATATAATCAGCGTCACCGACTTGTACACGTAGAAACGTGAATCGGTGTACgtcctgctgtgtatattcccaacaacaaaaataaattactaaaaaaaaaagtaaggtctacattaagaaaataaaactttattgaaatACATAAAAGGCCTGACTAAAAGAAGAGACAGTGTAGGAACAGAAAGACTCAGCATTTTGAAGATGGTTTGGGGCTGACTTGGCAGGGTCCATTAAAATttggggagtccctggatggtgcaagcagtttgtgatcgGCCGCTAAtgtaaagcttggtggttcaaaaacccacccagtggcaccaaggGAGAAAGGCCTCATAACCTGGTTCCAGGTACAActtgtctctatttgcctggaacaacagagaaagaaagagagtcaggaataggaggaggatatggaaaccctggtggtatagtggttaagtgctacgactgctaaccagaggtcagcagttcgaatccgccagatttTGTGGgccgtggggtagttctactctgtcctatagggtcgctatgagtcggaatcgactcgacggcagtgggttttatggaatgtgtggctaattgtctccatgaacaactgcctcctttgccatgggaccagaactggatggtgcctggctaccattactaaaattttgatcaaagattctacagaagaatctttgatcaaaaaggcAAAACTGCAGAAcgcaatttcaaattctcatggactccaggctttctggagccatgggaactggatgaactcctgaaaactattgccctgagataatctttaaaacttacaccaaaaatatcccctgaagtcttcttaaaaacaaacaatagtgggaaagcaaaatggtacaaacattttagaaaattgatatggtgcttccttaaaaagctagaaatagagatatcatatgatccagcaatcccattcctaggaacatattctagagaaacaagagctgtcacacgaaaacacatattcacacccatgttcgttgcaacAATATTCACGagggcaaaaaatggaaacaatctaagtgcccattagcaggagaatagataaacaaactatggtacatacacacaatggaatacaacaccatgataaacaacaaagatgaatcttcgaaacatcccacaacatggatgaatctggagggcattaggctGAGGGAAATgactcaatcacaaaaggacaaatattgtatgagaccattactgtaaaaactcatgaaaaggttacacgcaaaaagaaacaatctttgatggtaatGCGctaagggagggaaggggaaggaaaaaTCCTAAATAGACAagttgtaactttggtgaagggtaagacagtacacagtactggggaagccagcacaacttgaccaaggcaaggtcacagaagcgTCACAGACACATcccaactccctgagggaccaaattaccgggctgagggctagggaccatggtctcagaggacatctagctcaactggcatatcatagtttataaagaaaatgttctacagcctactttggtgagtagtgtctggggtcttaaaagcttgtgagccaccatctaagatactccactggtctcaccccttcaagaacaagggagaatgaagaaaactaaagacacaagggaaagattagtccaaaactAATGgtccacaattaccacagcctccaccagactgagttcaccACAACtaaatgatgcctggctaccaccaccaacttctctgacagggatcacaatagagggtcccggaaagagctagagaaaaatgtaaaacaaaattcaaaatcacaaaaaaaagatcagacttactggtctgacagagactggggaaacccctaaacacacttttaactcagtactgaagtcactcctgaggtccaaccttcagtcaaagattagacaggcccataaacaaaaccagactaaatgggcataccagcccagtgTCAAGAACGAGAAGTCGGGAGGagacgggaaagctggtaatggggaacccaaggtcgagaagagaagagtgttgacatgtcctggggttgacAACccatgttacaaaacaatatttgtattaactgttcCCCTCACAcatccatcagtttgtcatactgttgaggcttctgtgttgctgtgatcctagAAGGCATGCCaacagtattcaaatactagcagggtcacccatggaggacaggtttcaactgagcttccagactaagacagacaaggaagaaggacccggcagtctacttctgaaaagaattagccagtgaaaaccttatgagtagcagcagaacattatccgATACAGTGCctgaagataagccccctaggttggaaggcactcaaaagacaactggaaaAGAAcagcctcctcaaaatagagttgaccttaatgacgtggatggagtcaagctttcgggaccttcatttgctgaggcggcataatttaaaatgagaagaaacggctgcaaacatccattaataatcagaacgtggaacgtacaaactatgaatctaagaaaattggaaatcgtcaaaaatgaaatggaacacataaacatcgatatcctaggcattagtgagctgaaatggactggtgtttgccattttgaattggacaatcatatggtctactgtgcaatagcaaattgaagagcaatggtgtcatattcatcaccaaaaagaacatttcaagatccatcctgaagtacaacgctgtcagtggtaggataatatccatatgcataaaaggaagaccaattactaccgccaaatttatgcaccaaccactaaggccaaagatgaagaaattgaagattttaccaacttctgcagtctgaaattgatcgaacatgcagtcaggatgcattgataattattgatgaTCAAattagaaagttggaaacaaagaagaaggatcggtagttggaaaatatggccttggtgacagaaatgatgacagagatcacatgagagaattttgcaagaccaatgaattcattgcaaatacctttttcaacatcgtaaacagtaactatacacttgaacctcaccagatagaatacacaggaatcaaatcaactacatctatggaaagagatgatggaaaaattcaatatcatcagccagaacaaaggccaggggctgactgcagaacagaccatcaattgctcatatgcaagtccaagttgaaactgaggaacattagaacaagcccacgagagccaaagtatgaccttgagtatatcccacttgaatttagacaCCGTCTCAGGAATAgacttgatgtgttgaacactaatgactgaagaccagacgagctgtggaatgacatcaaggatatcatacacgaagactgcaagaggtcattaagaagacaggaaagaggaggcggacccaagatggtggaatagacag
The window above is part of the Loxodonta africana isolate mLoxAfr1 chromosome 10, mLoxAfr1.hap2, whole genome shotgun sequence genome. Proteins encoded here:
- the WDR25 gene encoding WD repeat-containing protein 25, coding for MASLVAYDDSDSEAEPEPVESLNAAGQMKDTPGVAKLCGQDFAPGILDVTERGPQPTKPGPEALSSLCEGPSGGRLPLVQLGRGDHRSCPSQRLQWPRQEPAVTFPTSEPPHSSLWTSHTPAGHVPLAAARFRGAKLPWDTCNFPELTFCLQDKSGVTGENGNSCQKKRCEDSVIPYTPKRLRQLQAVKTDTAPSAGEEPQGPSVGCAPGPALLRVAPRVSEFIRPYLDSQYKETKIPRNVLFHLRGHGGPVNSIQWCPVLSYSHMLLSASMDKTFKVWDAVDLGRCLQTYALHTEAVRAARWSPCGQRILSGGFDFALHLTDLETGTQLFRGQSDFRITALKFHPKDHNLFVCGGFSSGIKAWDVRTGKVVRGYKATVQQTLDILFLQEGSEFLSSTDASSRDSADRTIIAWDFRTSAKISNQIFHERYTCPSLTLHPREPVFLAQTNGNYLALFSAVWPYRMSRRRRYEGHKVEGYSVGCECSPDGDLLVTGSADGRVLLYSFRTASRARTLQGHTQACVGTTFHPVLPSVLATCSWEGDVKVWH